A single Sphingobium sp. EP60837 DNA region contains:
- a CDS encoding AAA family ATPase — MAASLDIDDTHDLLSVATLAQRTSSVLERLRDSARSARADDRREPTFPIGKAADLVGRTPAAIRDAEKDGRLPPPPRTENNRRVGYTLAQLNDMRGLFGTRPWRAAEDPCCVVAVQNFKGGVGKSTLSVHLAQYLAIQGYRVALIDCDSQASATTLFGYVPDLDLTEDDTLYPFLRQEEMTSLDYALRKTHFDGLELIPANLRLFQSEYEIAARMARGQGGLIDRLSQGIASIADRFDVIVLDPPPALGAISLSVLRAANALVVPVPPTVMDFSSTAAFLAMLDETIETLAERGFAPTLKFLRFVASKVDENKSMQKELLNLMRTLFGHAMVRTPLKDSAEIDNATARLMTVYELDGPVTSSAVRNRCLTYLDGVNAELELDIRAMWPSHLSRLRKEGLA; from the coding sequence GTGGCAGCATCACTAGACATCGACGACACTCATGATCTTCTGTCGGTGGCGACGCTTGCCCAGCGAACATCATCGGTACTGGAGCGCCTTCGCGATTCTGCGCGCAGCGCCCGAGCGGATGATCGTCGGGAGCCGACCTTTCCGATTGGCAAGGCCGCCGATTTGGTCGGGCGAACGCCCGCTGCAATCCGCGACGCAGAAAAAGATGGCCGTCTTCCGCCTCCCCCGCGAACCGAGAATAATCGTAGAGTGGGTTACACGCTTGCCCAACTCAACGATATGCGCGGCCTGTTTGGCACGCGACCCTGGAGGGCGGCCGAAGACCCCTGTTGTGTCGTGGCTGTCCAGAATTTCAAAGGAGGCGTCGGCAAATCAACCTTGTCGGTCCACCTTGCCCAATATCTCGCGATCCAGGGCTACCGCGTCGCCCTTATCGACTGCGACAGCCAAGCCTCCGCGACGACGCTGTTCGGCTATGTTCCGGATCTCGATCTGACTGAGGACGACACGCTTTATCCATTTCTTCGCCAAGAGGAGATGACGTCACTGGACTATGCGTTGCGCAAGACGCACTTTGATGGCCTCGAACTCATTCCTGCCAATTTGCGGTTGTTCCAGTCGGAATATGAGATCGCGGCCCGAATGGCACGAGGGCAGGGGGGGCTTATCGATCGTCTTTCCCAAGGTATCGCCAGCATCGCCGACCGGTTCGATGTCATCGTCCTCGATCCGCCGCCGGCCCTTGGTGCTATATCCTTGTCGGTTTTGCGCGCGGCGAATGCTCTCGTCGTGCCGGTGCCTCCCACCGTCATGGACTTTTCTTCGACTGCGGCGTTTTTGGCGATGCTTGACGAGACGATCGAGACGCTGGCCGAGCGCGGCTTTGCGCCAACTCTAAAATTTCTGCGCTTTGTTGCCTCGAAGGTCGACGAGAACAAATCGATGCAGAAGGAACTGCTCAATCTGATGCGGACGCTCTTTGGCCACGCGATGGTGCGCACGCCGCTCAAGGATTCTGCTGAGATCGACAATGCGACGGCTCGTCTTATGACGGTTTATGAACTCGACGGCCCGGTGACCAGCAGTGCGGTGCGCAACCGCTGCCTCACCTATCTCGACGGTGTGAATGCCGAACTCGAGCTGGATATTCGAGCGATGTGGCCCAGCCATTTGAGCCGTTTGCGCAAGGAAGGTTTGGCGTGA
- a CDS encoding IS110 family transposase, which translates to MTNPIAQTVGIDVSKATLDVYAHPADCERKFANSSKGHGELIEWLSQWPIDRIAYEATGAYHRQLEQALSDLPCVKLNPARARRFAQAAGTLAKTDKIDAIILARMAVTLQPPVRAASTPQQVKLSEMISARDGLVRDKIALQNQAKNLTLPLLKRQHKTRLDQIERHIDQVDAAIAAIIAADPALARRHEIISSIAGVGIRTADQLVATMPELGALDSKQAASLAGLAPVTRQSGQWKGRSFIQGGRANVRRALYMPALVAARYNPELKAKYQSLITAGKPAKVAVVTLMRKLIVMANALLRADRLWVEKRA; encoded by the coding sequence ATGACTAATCCTATAGCCCAGACTGTCGGCATCGACGTCTCAAAAGCGACTCTTGATGTATATGCCCATCCTGCGGACTGCGAGCGCAAGTTCGCCAATTCCTCAAAAGGCCACGGGGAGCTGATAGAATGGCTCAGCCAATGGCCGATTGATCGTATCGCCTATGAAGCCACCGGTGCTTACCACCGGCAGCTCGAGCAGGCTTTGTCCGATCTACCATGCGTCAAGCTCAATCCAGCTCGCGCTCGACGGTTTGCTCAAGCAGCAGGCACTCTCGCCAAGACGGACAAGATCGATGCAATCATCCTGGCCCGCATGGCAGTGACACTTCAGCCTCCGGTCCGCGCGGCAAGTACGCCTCAACAGGTAAAGCTTTCCGAGATGATCAGCGCTCGCGATGGCTTGGTCCGCGATAAGATCGCGCTTCAAAATCAAGCGAAGAACCTCACCCTGCCTCTCCTCAAGCGTCAGCACAAAACGCGTCTTGATCAGATCGAGCGGCATATCGATCAGGTCGATGCCGCGATAGCGGCGATCATTGCAGCTGATCCCGCATTGGCACGTCGCCACGAGATCATCTCCAGCATCGCCGGAGTAGGCATACGTACCGCCGATCAGCTGGTGGCCACCATGCCAGAGCTAGGAGCGCTCGACTCCAAACAAGCTGCGTCGCTCGCCGGACTAGCTCCCGTCACACGCCAGTCCGGCCAATGGAAAGGACGCAGCTTCATCCAGGGCGGAAGGGCCAATGTACGACGAGCCCTGTACATGCCGGCACTCGTCGCAGCCCGCTACAATCCAGAACTCAAGGCCAAGTACCAAAGCCTGATCACCGCCGGGAAGCCGGCAAAAGTCGCTGTGGTCACGCTCATGCGCAAGCTCATCGTGATGGCCAACGCGCTCCTCAGGGCCGATCGCCTATGGGTCGAAAAACGAGCTTGA
- a CDS encoding ParB/RepB/Spo0J family partition protein: MSRKNASFAAELAAGINPPEDGAPAPRRPGLGANVLTGRENRLAELAAGTVVSRTHELVDPARCRMWAGHNREYALLNEERCADLIESIKAQGRQEMPAIVRRVRGEPEYDFEVICGARRHWSISWLRSHNYPDFRFLVDIRELSDEEAFRIADIENRAREDLSDLERARDYLRALDAYYEGRQKVMAERINVTESWLSRYLDLARLPVELMVAFPNPQDLRIKHVTTIKPLLKPDDRRQRVFAEAAALSARSGGEHTPMAVSEIVRALALAADPPKRSGSPKKSGMAQIVSSETGKAVLRIEGTDRKGIRLTLLNRGGASREDVEKAIREVLDAHWA, encoded by the coding sequence ATGAGTAGGAAAAACGCGAGTTTCGCAGCAGAGCTGGCAGCGGGCATCAATCCGCCGGAAGACGGCGCTCCCGCGCCGCGTCGGCCTGGGCTGGGCGCCAATGTTCTCACCGGTAGGGAAAATCGATTGGCCGAACTGGCAGCGGGGACAGTCGTCAGCCGCACCCATGAACTGGTGGATCCCGCGCGTTGCCGGATGTGGGCGGGGCATAACCGGGAATATGCCTTGCTCAACGAAGAGCGGTGCGCCGATCTTATCGAAAGCATAAAGGCACAAGGGCGCCAGGAGATGCCCGCGATCGTCCGTCGCGTGCGCGGCGAACCCGAATATGATTTTGAGGTAATCTGCGGCGCGCGGCGTCATTGGTCGATCAGCTGGCTGCGTAGCCACAATTACCCTGACTTCCGGTTCCTGGTCGATATCCGCGAACTGTCGGATGAAGAAGCGTTTCGCATAGCGGACATCGAAAACAGAGCCCGCGAAGACCTCAGCGACCTGGAGCGGGCACGCGACTATCTCCGTGCGCTTGATGCCTATTATGAGGGCCGCCAAAAGGTCATGGCGGAGCGGATCAACGTCACGGAAAGCTGGTTGAGCCGCTATCTTGATCTCGCGCGTCTCCCGGTGGAATTGATGGTCGCCTTTCCCAATCCTCAGGATTTGCGGATCAAGCACGTCACAACGATCAAGCCATTGCTGAAGCCGGACGATCGTCGCCAACGCGTATTTGCCGAAGCGGCCGCGCTCAGTGCTCGATCGGGAGGGGAGCACACTCCCATGGCTGTGTCGGAGATCGTCCGTGCGCTGGCGCTGGCGGCCGATCCCCCCAAAAGGTCAGGATCCCCCAAGAAGTCAGGAATGGCGCAGATTGTATCGAGCGAGACGGGGAAAGCGGTGCTTCGCATCGAGGGCACCGATCGCAAGGGAATTCGCCTGACACTTCTCAATAGGGGTGGGGCCTCTCGGGAGGATGTCGAGAAGGCCATTCGCGAGGTGCTTGACGCTCACTGGGCCTGA
- a CDS encoding ABC-type transport auxiliary lipoprotein family protein, with protein MVAPTPVTGMQGALPTRSVSLLRPRFSQEVEGDRMLTTRGERALYLKGVRWVAPVPDLFTQALMRQYAARAPDVRLTGVRNATGASHALQIDIERFEARYGLDGDEKAPPTVIIEGDATLFDLSDRRPVEAKRFLVQEPASANTTSGIVAAFDRAVARSTTELTDWSADTARKHSTERALDTSKDRMDRKQEIN; from the coding sequence GTGGTTGCCCCCACGCCCGTCACCGGGATGCAGGGTGCGCTCCCGACTCGCTCTGTATCTCTGCTTCGCCCCCGGTTCTCGCAGGAGGTGGAGGGCGATCGCATGCTCACCACGCGGGGGGAGCGTGCGCTCTACCTCAAGGGCGTTCGTTGGGTGGCGCCGGTCCCCGATCTTTTCACCCAGGCGCTGATGCGTCAATATGCGGCGCGGGCACCTGACGTGCGCCTGACGGGCGTGAGAAACGCCACCGGGGCATCGCATGCGCTGCAGATTGATATCGAGCGATTCGAAGCACGGTATGGCCTAGATGGGGATGAAAAAGCACCGCCCACTGTCATTATCGAAGGCGATGCAACCCTGTTTGATCTTTCTGATCGTCGTCCCGTCGAGGCCAAGCGCTTCTTGGTGCAGGAGCCAGCTTCCGCAAATACAACAAGTGGGATAGTCGCCGCTTTCGATCGTGCAGTAGCTCGCTCAACCACAGAATTGACGGATTGGTCCGCGGATACAGCGCGGAAGCATTCCACAGAGCGCGCGCTAGATACATCCAAGGATCGGATGGATCGCAAGCAGGAGATAAATTGA
- a CDS encoding replication initiation protein — protein sequence MRVAAALQAKGGEEFAKPGSIVEIKFVKGQSLSLTASRLLALMILTAGGDAWQDRPHRMRKADIRRGHKGNERISDMLEELHRTLFAIDDRSWRGKKATLRFSLISSSREEAEDTDGADAGWIEWEFTPDARKLIQESESYAVLNRQAVLGFRSSYALKLYEIGSLRLHRRQSTWKGDMAALRAALGISPDVYKDFAQLRRKVLEKAKAEIDQLAHFRVEWKEIRQGRTVTEIEFRFEPKDAPAQIATVDEIERHATGRKARREGAVETVAEMVEVGAFVKAAISGLIAPEKSSEIVFPQGTIRFNTETLAAVARSHGGGWDIDLIADAYRQQMGDRLAKLKGAKLLSSWTGFCESFVARRGRP from the coding sequence ATGCGTGTCGCAGCGGCTCTGCAGGCGAAGGGTGGCGAAGAATTCGCCAAACCCGGCAGCATCGTTGAGATCAAATTTGTGAAAGGCCAGTCGCTCAGCCTGACGGCGTCGCGATTGCTCGCGTTGATGATCCTAACCGCAGGCGGCGATGCCTGGCAAGATCGGCCGCATCGCATGCGCAAGGCTGATATTCGCCGCGGTCATAAGGGTAATGAACGCATCTCCGACATGTTGGAGGAGCTTCACCGGACCTTGTTTGCGATCGACGACCGGTCTTGGCGCGGCAAGAAAGCGACGCTGCGCTTTTCCCTGATCTCGTCGTCTCGCGAAGAGGCGGAAGATACAGACGGCGCCGATGCGGGTTGGATCGAATGGGAGTTTACGCCTGATGCGCGCAAACTCATCCAGGAATCCGAGAGCTATGCCGTCCTTAATCGGCAGGCGGTGCTGGGCTTCCGATCGAGCTATGCGCTCAAGCTCTATGAGATTGGATCGCTGCGGCTCCATCGTCGCCAGTCGACCTGGAAGGGCGATATGGCAGCGCTGCGCGCAGCGCTGGGCATATCGCCGGACGTGTATAAGGATTTCGCGCAACTCCGCCGCAAGGTGCTTGAAAAGGCGAAGGCAGAAATTGATCAGCTGGCTCACTTCCGCGTCGAGTGGAAGGAGATACGGCAGGGTCGAACGGTGACCGAGATAGAATTCCGCTTCGAGCCAAAGGATGCGCCCGCGCAGATCGCAACCGTCGATGAGATTGAGAGGCATGCGACTGGACGAAAGGCGCGGCGCGAGGGCGCAGTGGAGACGGTCGCCGAGATGGTGGAGGTCGGAGCATTCGTGAAAGCGGCGATCAGCGGGCTGATCGCACCTGAGAAGAGTTCTGAGATCGTCTTCCCTCAGGGAACGATCCGGTTCAACACAGAGACCCTGGCTGCGGTTGCCCGATCACATGGGGGCGGTTGGGATATCGATCTCATTGCTGACGCCTATCGCCAGCAGATGGGCGACCGTCTGGCAAAGCTCAAGGGTGCCAAATTGCTCAGCTCGTGGACCGGCTTTTGCGAGAGTTTCGTTGCTCGAAGGGGGCGGCCATAG
- a CDS encoding integrase encodes MGTETAQEGPKAAIAASEASLPAIRAPADLSWTIVQMRAGERIPVNEALIAAYEAASSPHSIRALKSDIEAFDAWCRRTNRIALPATAETVADYLDARAGKGSRPASLSRYKASIAKIHQLLDLKDPTPAPLVKLRLQAVRREKGAAQQQARPLRFKGPVRDVERDKARGLNIRALLESCGDDLPGLRDRALLSAAYDTGLRASELVAVAVEHIEEAIDPEARLLQILRSKGDQDGEGATAYLSPRTVAAIAAWTEAAGITTGPLFRRVQVRRYKARAAVRGRAIDSISSRETWDLRKTLSKPAVKARIEYDIGNVALHSGSIGPIFRSIIQRAFDLGALPDLTAEDLARLLKGISAHSTRIGLNQDLFASGEDLAGIMDALRWKSPRMPLSYNRNLAAEAGAVGRLMDRLK; translated from the coding sequence ATGGGCACCGAAACAGCCCAGGAGGGGCCAAAAGCCGCCATAGCCGCGTCTGAGGCGTCCCTGCCGGCCATCAGGGCGCCGGCCGACCTTTCGTGGACGATCGTGCAGATGCGCGCCGGCGAGCGGATTCCCGTCAACGAGGCGCTGATTGCCGCCTATGAGGCCGCCTCATCGCCCCACAGCATTCGCGCGCTGAAATCCGACATCGAGGCGTTCGACGCTTGGTGCCGCCGCACGAACCGGATCGCGCTGCCAGCGACCGCAGAGACGGTGGCCGATTATCTCGACGCGCGGGCAGGGAAGGGGAGCCGGCCGGCGTCGCTCTCACGGTACAAAGCGTCGATCGCCAAGATCCACCAGCTGCTCGATCTCAAGGATCCGACGCCGGCCCCGTTGGTCAAGCTGCGGCTGCAGGCGGTGCGACGCGAGAAGGGGGCGGCGCAGCAGCAGGCCCGGCCATTGCGGTTCAAGGGGCCGGTGCGCGACGTCGAGCGCGACAAGGCGCGCGGGCTCAATATCCGCGCGCTGCTCGAGAGCTGCGGCGATGATCTGCCGGGGCTGCGCGATCGGGCGCTGCTGTCGGCCGCCTATGACACCGGGCTGCGCGCGTCCGAGTTGGTGGCGGTCGCGGTCGAGCATATCGAGGAGGCGATCGATCCCGAAGCGCGGCTGCTCCAGATCCTGCGCAGCAAGGGCGATCAGGACGGGGAGGGGGCAACTGCCTATCTCAGCCCGCGCACCGTCGCGGCGATCGCAGCCTGGACCGAGGCAGCCGGGATCACGACGGGGCCGCTGTTCCGGCGGGTGCAAGTGCGGCGTTACAAGGCGCGCGCCGCCGTGCGCGGTCGGGCGATCGACAGCATTTCGAGCCGCGAGACCTGGGATTTGCGCAAGACACTCTCCAAGCCAGCCGTGAAGGCGCGGATTGAATACGACATCGGCAACGTGGCGCTACATTCCGGCTCGATCGGGCCGATCTTCCGGTCGATAATCCAGCGGGCGTTCGATCTCGGCGCGTTGCCCGATCTTACAGCCGAGGATCTGGCGCGGCTGCTCAAGGGGATCAGCGCGCACTCGACGCGGATCGGCCTCAACCAGGACCTCTTCGCGAGTGGTGAGGATCTTGCCGGAATTATGGATGCTTTGCGCTGGAAGAGTCCCCGTATGCCCCTGAGCTACAACCGTAATTTGGCCGCCGAAGCGGGCGCCGTCGGCCGCCTGATGGACAGGTTGAAATGA
- a CDS encoding DUF7146 domain-containing protein, protein MPATIDAAVRAKQIVESLGGRWSGSRGECRCPAHDDHSPSLSVRLGTKAILFKCFAGCTSTDILKALDRQGLHDREPVHVEPRAPSRNLSGLAKSLWQHSIPIAGTPAEAYLHARGLYAPTPDLRFNPQTIIGKGKDRRSLPAMIAAVRNELGLVAVHRTFLDPTDILRRPFRKPKLALGLLGSGSVRFSEPDDVLGIAEGIEDALSAIDWFQLPVWAVLGAERYAHVGIPSHVKRVIVFGQRNEAAKICLKRAGEHLSANGRRVEEWLPSEHDDWNDALRDRLARNAVPRTVIQTHAH, encoded by the coding sequence ATGCCAGCCACCATCGACGCAGCGGTTCGCGCCAAGCAGATCGTTGAGAGCCTGGGCGGACGCTGGTCCGGATCGCGCGGCGAGTGCCGCTGCCCCGCCCATGACGATCATTCCCCCAGTCTTTCAGTCCGTCTCGGCACCAAGGCGATCCTGTTCAAATGCTTTGCGGGATGCACATCGACCGATATCCTCAAGGCTCTCGATCGTCAGGGTTTGCACGATCGAGAGCCGGTCCATGTCGAACCGCGCGCGCCGTCACGCAATCTGAGCGGTTTGGCGAAGTCATTGTGGCAGCACAGCATCCCCATCGCCGGCACACCGGCTGAAGCCTATCTTCATGCTCGGGGCCTTTATGCGCCGACGCCCGACCTTCGCTTCAATCCGCAAACAATCATAGGGAAGGGGAAGGATCGGCGCAGCCTTCCCGCAATGATCGCCGCAGTGAGAAATGAGCTGGGCTTGGTCGCGGTCCACCGGACTTTTCTTGATCCCACCGACATTTTGCGACGCCCCTTCCGCAAGCCCAAGCTCGCGCTGGGTCTGCTCGGTTCGGGCAGCGTGCGATTTAGTGAGCCGGATGACGTTCTGGGCATTGCCGAGGGAATCGAAGACGCCCTGTCCGCCATCGATTGGTTCCAATTGCCGGTTTGGGCCGTGCTTGGTGCCGAGCGCTACGCCCATGTCGGCATACCGTCCCATGTGAAGCGCGTCATAGTTTTCGGTCAGCGCAACGAGGCGGCCAAGATCTGCCTGAAGAGGGCAGGGGAGCATCTCAGCGCCAACGGGCGAAGGGTCGAGGAGTGGCTCCCATCCGAGCATGACGACTGGAATGATGCTCTGCGCGATCGGCTTGCCCGCAACGCCGTTCCTCGCACCGTGATCCAGACACACGCCCACTGA
- a CDS encoding MlaD family protein produces the protein MERHANYALVGAASIALLIATLVFVVWLGGSAKGSDSYQIVFHGPVRGLSVGGEVQFNGIKVGEIGGIRLDQRDPNRVITDIELTRGTPVREDSVASSESQGISGVSIVQISAGTPSKPLLKTNDHGKRPVIPSKPNAMSSLLQGGGQVVASATEALSRVNKVLSDRNIANIGGAIRDVRMTTAELAANRTMFAHAGSALAKLDRAADDIQGAASSVRQIADGDGKRAFADISQAANELKSAVHEARGVIAKLDTQSADIGTTTIPNINATMLALQETAESLDGLIRGIRQSPREALAKSRGTELELPK, from the coding sequence ATGGAACGCCATGCCAACTATGCTCTGGTAGGCGCCGCCTCCATCGCGTTGCTTATCGCCACGCTTGTTTTTGTTGTCTGGCTCGGCGGTTCGGCCAAAGGAAGTGATTCTTACCAGATCGTGTTTCATGGGCCGGTCAGAGGCTTAAGCGTTGGAGGCGAAGTGCAGTTCAACGGCATCAAGGTCGGGGAAATCGGCGGAATCCGCCTCGACCAACGCGACCCCAACCGTGTTATCACGGATATCGAACTGACGCGCGGGACACCGGTCCGCGAAGATTCGGTCGCATCCTCTGAAAGTCAGGGCATCTCAGGGGTCAGCATCGTTCAAATCAGCGCGGGCACGCCGAGCAAGCCCCTTCTCAAGACCAATGATCACGGTAAGCGACCTGTCATCCCCAGCAAGCCCAACGCTATGTCTTCGTTGCTGCAAGGCGGCGGACAGGTGGTGGCAAGCGCGACCGAGGCACTGAGCCGTGTGAACAAGGTCCTGTCTGACCGTAATATCGCCAACATCGGCGGCGCCATTCGCGATGTCCGAATGACTACGGCGGAACTGGCGGCCAATCGGACCATGTTCGCCCATGCCGGTTCTGCGCTCGCCAAACTGGATCGGGCGGCTGACGATATTCAGGGCGCGGCCTCGTCCGTTCGGCAGATTGCCGATGGCGATGGCAAGCGCGCCTTCGCCGACATCTCCCAAGCGGCAAACGAGCTCAAATCAGCAGTTCATGAGGCTCGCGGCGTGATTGCCAAACTCGACACGCAAAGCGCCGATATCGGCACGACCACGATCCCTAATATCAATGCGACTATGCTGGCATTGCAAGAAACAGCTGAATCGCTGGACGGGCTAATTCGCGGGATCCGACAAAGTCCCCGCGAAGCTCTGGCCAAAAGCCGGGGTACTGAACTGGAGTTGCCTAAGTGA
- a CDS encoding DUF4142 domain-containing protein, producing MLKVIMAAGALALSGSGALAQAVSPTNTGSMSSMDTGTTPIAGQNEPAFVMAASDANLYQIKAAQLAVTKAQRDDVKAYAKRVQTEAQIAQKALMAALRNDQRTIKAPSSSLSSDRAALVKLLQKTPRGSFDNLYLSQSAQVLQAAWAINKGYAQDGTDPALKQVAGTAVPTLEQELTNGKALLPSALTGGQ from the coding sequence ATGCTGAAAGTCATTATGGCCGCGGGCGCGCTAGCGCTTTCAGGTTCAGGGGCTCTTGCCCAAGCTGTTTCGCCAACGAACACAGGTTCAATGTCGAGTATGGATACCGGCACGACACCGATAGCTGGACAGAATGAGCCAGCGTTTGTGATGGCTGCATCGGATGCGAACCTCTATCAAATAAAAGCGGCGCAGCTCGCCGTGACCAAGGCCCAGCGTGACGATGTGAAGGCTTATGCCAAACGTGTTCAGACAGAAGCGCAAATCGCCCAGAAAGCTCTCATGGCCGCGCTGCGCAACGATCAGCGGACGATAAAAGCGCCATCGTCATCGCTTTCCTCCGACAGAGCCGCACTCGTGAAGCTGCTCCAGAAGACGCCGCGCGGCAGCTTCGATAATCTTTATCTATCCCAGTCCGCCCAGGTACTGCAGGCGGCATGGGCCATCAACAAAGGCTATGCGCAAGACGGCACCGACCCAGCCTTGAAGCAAGTCGCGGGCACCGCCGTTCCCACACTTGAGCAAGAACTCACCAACGGGAAGGCACTTCTTCCTTCAGCATTGACCGGCGGTCAATGA
- a CDS encoding single-stranded DNA-binding protein produces MINFAKFEIIGRIGEIDAKPKVTSISVCANYRRRAEGDQWIEDSYWNRVVIFSDGQRKYIDEKAQIGDLVRIAGRLRDTSYERDGTTHYTTDRIVEEFGVLAAKAV; encoded by the coding sequence ATGATCAATTTTGCCAAATTCGAGATTATCGGACGGATCGGTGAGATCGACGCCAAGCCCAAGGTCACGAGCATCTCAGTATGCGCGAACTATCGCCGCCGGGCAGAAGGCGACCAGTGGATCGAGGATAGCTACTGGAACCGCGTCGTCATTTTCAGCGACGGCCAGCGGAAATATATCGATGAGAAGGCCCAGATTGGCGATCTCGTGCGGATCGCTGGACGGCTCCGTGACACCTCCTACGAGCGCGACGGCACCACCCACTACACAACCGACCGGATCGTCGAAGAGTTCGGTGTGCTCGCGGCAAAGGCCGTCTAG